The window GTGGACGGTCTATCCGCTTGAGCATCAATCTATTGTGCGGGAAGGGAGTTAGCCGGTTACAGTACTTCCGGTGTCGGCCTTCCTTGCTAGATTTTATTGCCTTGTATTTTTTTGAAACTATTAGAACAGAACACGGAACTCACTACTCCATCAGAAAACAAAATGACCAACTATAGGACCGATCTAAAGGTTGATGAGATCGGTCGAGTGGTCTCAGTCGGAGATGGGATTGCACGTGTCTATGGATTGAACGAGATTCAAGCTGGGGAAATGGTCGAATTTGCCAGCGGTGTGAAAGGAATAGCGTTGAATCTTGAGAATGAGAATGTAGGTATCGTCGTATCCGGTAACGACGTTGCCATAaaagaaggagatttggtcaagCGGACTGGATCTATTGTGGATGTCCCCGTGGGAAAGGCCCTGCCAGGTCGTGTGGTGGATGCGTTGGGAGTACCTATTGATGGAAAAGGGGCACTACAGGTCGATGAGGGCGCCGCCGAACGAAGACGTGTCGAAGCGAAAGCCCCAGGGATTATCGAACGTAAATCCGTGCACGAACCTCTGCAAACAGGGTTAAAAGCGGTGGATAGCCTGGTTCCTATAGGCCGTGGTCAACGAGAACTGATCATTGGAGACCGGCAAACTGGGAAAACCGCTATAGCTATTGATATCATATCAAACCAGAAGCGCTCCCACCGTAGTTCGGGCACCTCTGATAGTGTGTATCGCGTCCATGTAGCGATTGGGCAAAAACGCTCGACCGTGGCCCAATTGGTTCAAATTCTCCCGGAAGCGGATGCGTTGGAGTATTCCGTAATCAATGCAGCCACCGCTTCGGATCCTGCTCCTCCGCAATTTCTGGCCCCATATTCCGGGTGTGCCATGGGAGAATATTCTCGTGATAATGGAATGCACGCATTAATCATCTATGATGATCCGAGTAAACAGGCGGTGGCGTATCG of the Cryptomeria japonica unplaced genomic scaffold, Sugi_1.0 HiC_scaffold_1807, whole genome shotgun sequence genome contains:
- the LOC131873465 gene encoding ATP synthase subunit alpha, mitochondrial-like, encoding MTNYRTDLKVDEIGRVVSVGDGIARVYGLNEIQAGEMVEFASGVKGIALNLENENVGIVVSGNDVAIKEGDLVKRTGSIVDVPVGKALPGRVVDALGVPIDGKGALQVDEGAAERRRVEAKAPGIIERKSVHEPLQTGLKAVDSLVPIGRGQRELIIGDRQTGKTAIAIDIISNQKRSHRSSGTSDSVYRVHVAIGQKRSTVAQLVQILPEADALEYSVINAATASDPAPPQFLAPYSGCAMGEYSRDNGMHALIIYDDPSKQAVAYRQMSLSLRRPPGREAFPGDVFYSHSRLSERAAKRSDQTGAGSLTALPVIETQAGDVSAYIPTNVIPITDGQICLETELFHRGIRPAINVGLPVSRVGSAAQLKAMKQVRGSSKPESAQYREVAAFAQSGSDLDAATQALSNRGA